One window of the Camelina sativa cultivar DH55 chromosome 1, Cs, whole genome shotgun sequence genome contains the following:
- the LOC104698813 gene encoding nuclear pore complex protein NUP133-like isoform X3: MFSPLTKRAKQSSRSDRTPRNRAPPPDSPETPTTQNRNTNFISDRPATGTPAPWAPRLSVLARVSPVNNGERGDDTDQLKPVFVGEFPQLLRDEQSYPGDACVSGGMDTETCLSWFITGSKLFVWSHLTTLPSRKCVVLELPSCVLTNEESGSGLQDGKSWLVSVVPWDTSAGAASRAARSRSPVGIVMCNRKSRAVVYWSDIFSGQEAAPVTSIGSSDEQVVYRSPTGRISSSFIKRQSNGIKSGRAEYSDLNSLITTAVAAAERLCIAIACSSNGELWQYTCSPTGVKSNQVELNISSSSVSEGYPRSLIWRFSQGLARESCWQFFMLTDCDVHCFTIEPYPELTVSKVWQHEIVGSDGDSGIKKDIASQKQIWPLDLQVDDQGKVITVLVATICMDRASSSSYTQYSLLTLQHKSEMRFADGREERFLEKQGPIQVIIPKARVEDKDFLFSMKLRVGGRPPGSAIILSGDGTATVCYCHGSSTRLYKFDLPYDAGKVLDASVLSSTDEHEYGAWTVLTEKAGVWAIPEKAVVLGGVEPPERSLSRKNSSNERSTRDETRMTPYGIDRTAGKEISDIENSGDKGNPKMGFTRQTAREEESEALLGQLFENFLLSGKVDGSLEKLSQSGAFDRDGETNVFARKSKSIVDTLAKHWTTTRGAEIVAMTVISSQLVEKQQKHENFLHFLALSKCHEELCSKQRHSLQIILENGEKLAAMIQLRELQNLINQNRSARFGSPHAGEDQVSCALWDLIQFVGERARRNTVLLMDRDNSEVFYSKVSELEEVFYCLNRQLEYIIRADQPLGTQVQRACELSNACVTIFQTALDYKNEHQMWYPPLEGLIPWHSQPVVCNGLWCIASFMLHLLTEGSRIDISAKSDIYMHLEVLTEVLLEAYAGSTFAKLEMEDEKKGLRNEYWARRDTMFDSLYQQAKEFMEAKIQGIRDRTERTDEDIFRNRCSNLLSIAKRHAGYNIMWRICYDLNDTGLLKNLMHEGVGQQGGFSYFVFQQLYDMKQFSKLLRLGEEFQNELLIFLKRHSDLLWLHQAFLHQFSSASDTLNTLALAQDEESMTPIEERAVPEPEDVQPTFADRKRFLNLSKIAYVADKDADSESKVKRIEADIQLLKLQEEITKALPNGEAKNRLFRPEELIEICLSIQGRWTAIKAFEVFAWTSCSFRENHESLLEECWRNAADQDDWDRLHQASTNEGWSDKETLQNLSNTALFQASQRCYGPTRVNSFDGDFAQVLSLRRENPEDSTSSVEEVLMSHKDFAEAGKLMLTAIMLGCVEEEGIVAEEFLSPME; encoded by the exons GTGATGCTTGTGTCTCCGGTGGTATGGATACAGAAACTTGTCTTTCTTGGTTTATCACTGGGAGTAAACTTTTTGTATGGAGTCATTTGACGACCTTACCGTCGAGAAAATGCGTTGTTCTTGAACTTCCTTCTTGTGTTTTGACTAATGAAGAGTCTGGTAGTGGTTTACAAGATGGTAAAAGCTGGTTGGTTAGTGTTGTCCCTTGGGATACCTCCGCTGGTGCAGCAAGTAGGGCTGCTCGATCTCGTAGTCCTGTTGGTATTGTTATGTGTAATAGGAAATCTCGAGCTGTTGTGTATTGGTCTGACATCTTTTCTGGTCAGGAAGCTGCCCCTGTTACTAGTATTGGATCTTCTGATGAACAGGTTGTTTATCGTTCACCTACAGGCAGAATAAGCTCATCATTCATAAAGCGACAAAGCAATGGGATTAAAAGCGGCAGAGCAGAATATAGCGATCTCAATTCTTTGATTACTACTGCAGTAGCTGCAGCTGAACGCCTTTGTATTGCTATTGCTTGCAGTTCTAATGGTGAGCTATGGCAATATACTTGTAGTCCTACAGGTGTTAAGAGTAATCAAGTAGAGTTGAACATTAGCTCTTCCTCCGTTAGTGAAGGGTATCCAAGGTCCTTGATCTGGCGTTTTTCACAAGGATTGGCAAGAGAGTCTTGTTGGCAGTTTTTCATGTTGACAGATTGTGACGTACATTGTTTTACTATTGAACCTTATCCTGAACTGACTGTTTCAAAAGTCTGGCAACATGAGATTGTTGGCAGTGATGGTGATTCAGGTATCAAGAAAGATATAGCTAGTCAAAAGCAAATTTGGCCTCTAGATCTGCAGGTAGATGATCAGGGTAAAGTGATTACTGTTCTTGTTGCCACTATCTGCATGGACCGTGCCAGCAGTTCTAGCTATACACAATATTCTCTTTTAACCTTGCAACATAAATCTGAGATGAGATTTGCAGATGGGAGAGAGGAAAGGTTTCTGGAGAAACAAGGTCCAATCCAAGTCATAATCCCGAAAGCAAGGGTGGAGGATAAAGACTTTTTATTCTCTATGAAACTCAGAGTTGGTGGTAGACCCCCAGGGTCAGCTATAATTCTGTCAGGTGATGGAACAGCCACAGTTTGCTACTGTCATGGAAGTTCTACCCGTCTCTACAAGTTTGATTTACCTTATGATGCTGGCAAGGTCTTGGATGCTTCAGTTCTTTCCTCAACTGATGAACATGAATATGGTGCATGGACTGTGTTAACTGAGAAAGCAGGAGTATGGGCAATTCCAGAGAAAGCAGTTGTGCTTGGTGGAGTTGAACCTCCAGAGAGAAGTTTGTCACGCAAAAATAGTTCCAATGAGAGGTCTACACGAGACGAGACAAGGATGACACCATATGGCATTGATAGAACTGCCGGAAAGGAGATTTCTGACATAGAGAATAGTGGAGATAAAGGAAACCCTAAAATGGGATTTACTCGTCAAACAGCCcgtgaagaagaatcagaagctTTGCTTGGCCAGCTCTTTGAGAATTTTCTGTTATCTGGGAAAGTTGATGGATCCTTGGAGAAGCTTAGTCAATCTGGTGCATTTGATAGAGATGGAGAGACCAATGTTTTTGCTCGCAAAAGCAAATCTATAGTTGACACATTAGCTAAGCATTGGACAACAACTAGAGGGGCTGAGATAGTAGCGATGACTGTTATATCTTCACAATTGGTTGAGAAACAACAGAAGCATGAGAATTTTCTACATTTTCTTGCTCTATCCAAATGCCATGAGGAGCTGTGCTCTAAACAGA GACATTCTTTGCAAATAATTCTGGAAAATGGTGAAAAACTTGCTGCCATGATTCAACTCCGGGAACTGCAAAATTTGATTAACCAGAATCGCTCAGCCAGATTTGGCTCTCCGCATGCTGGGGAGGATCAAGTGTCATGTGCCCTTTGGGATCTTATTCAATTTGTAGGGGAGAGAGCTCGGAGAAATACCGTTCTCTTGATGGACAGAGATAATTCTGAAGTTTTCTACAGCAAGGTATCTGAACTTGAGGAAGTATTTTATTGTCTAAACAGGCAACTAGAGTACATAATCAGAGCTGACCAACCACTAGGAACTCAAGTGCAGAGAGCCTGCGAACTCTCAAATGCATGTGTTACAATTTTTCAGACTGCCTTAGATTACAAAAATGAGCATCAAATGTGGTATCCACCACTTGAAGGTTTAATACCTTGGCACTCTCAGCCTGTTGTATGTAATGGACTGTGGTGCATTGCGTCCTTTATGCTTCATCTGTTAACTGAGGGATCTAGGATTGATATATCTGCTAAATCAGATATATACATGCATCTCGAAGTACTTACCGAAGTTTTACTTGAGGCTTATGCCGGTTCTACCTTTGCAAAATTGGAAATGGAAGACGAAAAAAAAGGTCTGCGTAATGAGTACTGGGCTCGGCGGGATACCATGTTTGACTCCCTTTATCAACAAGCTAAAGAGTTTATGGAAGCAAAAATCCAG GGCATCAGAGACAGAACTGAAAGGACAGATGAAGATATCTTCAGAAACCGTTGTTCAAATTTGCTATCGATTGCAAAGCGACATGCCGGCTATAACATTATGTGGAGGATATGTTATGATCTTAATGATACAGGGCTGCTCAAAAACTTAATG CATGAGGGTGTGGGACAACAAGGAGGATTCAGTTACTTTGTGTTCCAGCAACTCTATGATATGAAACAGTTCTCTAAGCTTCTACGGCTTGGAGAAGAATTCCAGAATGAGCTACTGATATTTCTAAAGCGTCATTCTGATCTGCTGTGGCTTCATCAGGCGTTTCTTCATCAATTCTCATCTGCTTCTGACACTCTTAATACATTGGCTCTAGCACAAGATGAAGAGTCTATGACACCTATAGAAGAAAGAGCGGTGCCCGAACCTGAAGATGTACAACCAACATTCGCAGACCGCAAGCGGTTTCTGAACCTTTCAAAGATAGCCTATGTGGCAg ATAAGGATGCTGATTCCGAATCGAAAGTGAAGCGCATTGAAGCTGATATCCAGTTACTGAAGCTGCAG GAAGAAATAACAAAAGCCTTGCCAAATGGAGAAGCTAAAAACAGGCTGTTCCGACCCGAGGAGCTCATTGAAATTTGTCTCAGTATCCAAGGCCGATGGACAGCTATAAAAGCTTTTGAGGTGTTTGCATGGACGAGCTGTTCATTCCGTGAAAATCATGAGAGTCTTTTAGAAGAATGCTGGAGAAATGCTGCGGATCAAGATGACTGGGACAGGCTCCATCAAGCCTCTACTAATGAAGGTTGGAGCGACAAAGAAACATTACAGAATCTAAGTAACACTGCCCTTTTCCAGGCTTCCCAAAGGTGTTACGGACCAACCCGAGTCAACAGTTTTGATGGGGATTTTGCACAAGTCCTTTCCCTGAGAAGAGAGAACCCTGAGGATTCAACTTCTTCCGTAGAGGAAGTGTTGATGAGCCACAAAGATTTCGCCGAGGCAGGGAAACTTATGCTAACTGCAATCATGCTGGGTTGTGTAGAAGAAGAGGGTATTGTAGCAGAAGAGTTCTTATCTCCTATGGAGTAA
- the LOC104698813 gene encoding nuclear pore complex protein NUP133-like isoform X1: MDTETCLSWFITGSKLFVWSHLTTLPSRKCVVLELPSCVLTNEESGSGLQDGKSWLVSVVPWDTSAGAASRAARSRSPVGIVMCNRKSRAVVYWSDIFSGQEAAPVTSIGSSDEQVVYRSPTGRISSSFIKRQSNGIKSGRAEYSDLNSLITTAVAAAERLCIAIACSSNGELWQYTCSPTGVKSNQVELNISSSSVSEGYPRSLIWRFSQGLARESCWQFFMLTDCDVHCFTIEPYPELTVSKVWQHEIVGSDGDSGIKKDIASQKQIWPLDLQVDDQGKVITVLVATICMDRASSSSYTQYSLLTLQHKSEMRFADGREERFLEKQGPIQVIIPKARVEDKDFLFSMKLRVGGRPPGSAIILSGDGTATVCYCHGSSTRLYKFDLPYDAGKVLDASVLSSTDEHEYGAWTVLTEKAGVWAIPEKAVVLGGVEPPERSLSRKNSSNERSTRDETRMTPYGIDRTAGKEISDIENSGDKGNPKMGFTRQTAREEESEALLGQLFENFLLSGKVDGSLEKLSQSGAFDRDGETNVFARKSKSIVDTLAKHWTTTRGAEIVAMTVISSQLVEKQQKHENFLHFLALSKCHEELCSKQRHSLQIILENGEKLAAMIQLRELQNLINQNRSARFGSPHAGEDQVSCALWDLIQFVGERARRNTVLLMDRDNSEVFYSKVSELEEVFYCLNRQLEYIIRADQPLGTQVQRACELSNACVTIFQTALDYKNEHQMWYPPLEGLIPWHSQPVVCNGLWCIASFMLHLLTEGSRIDISAKSDIYMHLEVLTEVLLEAYAGSTFAKLEMEDEKKGLRNEYWARRDTMFDSLYQQAKEFMEAKIQGIRDRTERTDEDIFRNRCSNLLSIAKRHAGYNIMWRICYDLNDTGLLKNLMHEGVGQQGGFSYFVFQQLYDMKQFSKLLRLGEEFQNELLIFLKRHSDLLWLHQAFLHQFSSASDTLNTLALAQDEESMTPIEERAVPEPEDVQPTFADRKRFLNLSKIAYVADKDADSESKVKRIEADIQLLKLQEEITKALPNGEAKNRLFRPEELIEICLSIQGRWTAIKAFEVFAWTSCSFRENHESLLEECWRNAADQDDWDRLHQASTNEGWSDKETLQNLSNTALFQASQRCYGPTRVNSFDGDFAQVLSLRRENPEDSTSSVEEVLMSHKDFAEAGKLMLTAIMLGCVEEEGIVAEEFLSPME; the protein is encoded by the exons ATGGATACAGAAACTTGTCTTTCTTGGTTTATCACTGGGAGTAAACTTTTTGTATGGAGTCATTTGACGACCTTACCGTCGAGAAAATGCGTTGTTCTTGAACTTCCTTCTTGTGTTTTGACTAATGAAGAGTCTGGTAGTGGTTTACAAGATGGTAAAAGCTGGTTGGTTAGTGTTGTCCCTTGGGATACCTCCGCTGGTGCAGCAAGTAGGGCTGCTCGATCTCGTAGTCCTGTTGGTATTGTTATGTGTAATAGGAAATCTCGAGCTGTTGTGTATTGGTCTGACATCTTTTCTGGTCAGGAAGCTGCCCCTGTTACTAGTATTGGATCTTCTGATGAACAGGTTGTTTATCGTTCACCTACAGGCAGAATAAGCTCATCATTCATAAAGCGACAAAGCAATGGGATTAAAAGCGGCAGAGCAGAATATAGCGATCTCAATTCTTTGATTACTACTGCAGTAGCTGCAGCTGAACGCCTTTGTATTGCTATTGCTTGCAGTTCTAATGGTGAGCTATGGCAATATACTTGTAGTCCTACAGGTGTTAAGAGTAATCAAGTAGAGTTGAACATTAGCTCTTCCTCCGTTAGTGAAGGGTATCCAAGGTCCTTGATCTGGCGTTTTTCACAAGGATTGGCAAGAGAGTCTTGTTGGCAGTTTTTCATGTTGACAGATTGTGACGTACATTGTTTTACTATTGAACCTTATCCTGAACTGACTGTTTCAAAAGTCTGGCAACATGAGATTGTTGGCAGTGATGGTGATTCAGGTATCAAGAAAGATATAGCTAGTCAAAAGCAAATTTGGCCTCTAGATCTGCAGGTAGATGATCAGGGTAAAGTGATTACTGTTCTTGTTGCCACTATCTGCATGGACCGTGCCAGCAGTTCTAGCTATACACAATATTCTCTTTTAACCTTGCAACATAAATCTGAGATGAGATTTGCAGATGGGAGAGAGGAAAGGTTTCTGGAGAAACAAGGTCCAATCCAAGTCATAATCCCGAAAGCAAGGGTGGAGGATAAAGACTTTTTATTCTCTATGAAACTCAGAGTTGGTGGTAGACCCCCAGGGTCAGCTATAATTCTGTCAGGTGATGGAACAGCCACAGTTTGCTACTGTCATGGAAGTTCTACCCGTCTCTACAAGTTTGATTTACCTTATGATGCTGGCAAGGTCTTGGATGCTTCAGTTCTTTCCTCAACTGATGAACATGAATATGGTGCATGGACTGTGTTAACTGAGAAAGCAGGAGTATGGGCAATTCCAGAGAAAGCAGTTGTGCTTGGTGGAGTTGAACCTCCAGAGAGAAGTTTGTCACGCAAAAATAGTTCCAATGAGAGGTCTACACGAGACGAGACAAGGATGACACCATATGGCATTGATAGAACTGCCGGAAAGGAGATTTCTGACATAGAGAATAGTGGAGATAAAGGAAACCCTAAAATGGGATTTACTCGTCAAACAGCCcgtgaagaagaatcagaagctTTGCTTGGCCAGCTCTTTGAGAATTTTCTGTTATCTGGGAAAGTTGATGGATCCTTGGAGAAGCTTAGTCAATCTGGTGCATTTGATAGAGATGGAGAGACCAATGTTTTTGCTCGCAAAAGCAAATCTATAGTTGACACATTAGCTAAGCATTGGACAACAACTAGAGGGGCTGAGATAGTAGCGATGACTGTTATATCTTCACAATTGGTTGAGAAACAACAGAAGCATGAGAATTTTCTACATTTTCTTGCTCTATCCAAATGCCATGAGGAGCTGTGCTCTAAACAGA GACATTCTTTGCAAATAATTCTGGAAAATGGTGAAAAACTTGCTGCCATGATTCAACTCCGGGAACTGCAAAATTTGATTAACCAGAATCGCTCAGCCAGATTTGGCTCTCCGCATGCTGGGGAGGATCAAGTGTCATGTGCCCTTTGGGATCTTATTCAATTTGTAGGGGAGAGAGCTCGGAGAAATACCGTTCTCTTGATGGACAGAGATAATTCTGAAGTTTTCTACAGCAAGGTATCTGAACTTGAGGAAGTATTTTATTGTCTAAACAGGCAACTAGAGTACATAATCAGAGCTGACCAACCACTAGGAACTCAAGTGCAGAGAGCCTGCGAACTCTCAAATGCATGTGTTACAATTTTTCAGACTGCCTTAGATTACAAAAATGAGCATCAAATGTGGTATCCACCACTTGAAGGTTTAATACCTTGGCACTCTCAGCCTGTTGTATGTAATGGACTGTGGTGCATTGCGTCCTTTATGCTTCATCTGTTAACTGAGGGATCTAGGATTGATATATCTGCTAAATCAGATATATACATGCATCTCGAAGTACTTACCGAAGTTTTACTTGAGGCTTATGCCGGTTCTACCTTTGCAAAATTGGAAATGGAAGACGAAAAAAAAGGTCTGCGTAATGAGTACTGGGCTCGGCGGGATACCATGTTTGACTCCCTTTATCAACAAGCTAAAGAGTTTATGGAAGCAAAAATCCAG GGCATCAGAGACAGAACTGAAAGGACAGATGAAGATATCTTCAGAAACCGTTGTTCAAATTTGCTATCGATTGCAAAGCGACATGCCGGCTATAACATTATGTGGAGGATATGTTATGATCTTAATGATACAGGGCTGCTCAAAAACTTAATG CATGAGGGTGTGGGACAACAAGGAGGATTCAGTTACTTTGTGTTCCAGCAACTCTATGATATGAAACAGTTCTCTAAGCTTCTACGGCTTGGAGAAGAATTCCAGAATGAGCTACTGATATTTCTAAAGCGTCATTCTGATCTGCTGTGGCTTCATCAGGCGTTTCTTCATCAATTCTCATCTGCTTCTGACACTCTTAATACATTGGCTCTAGCACAAGATGAAGAGTCTATGACACCTATAGAAGAAAGAGCGGTGCCCGAACCTGAAGATGTACAACCAACATTCGCAGACCGCAAGCGGTTTCTGAACCTTTCAAAGATAGCCTATGTGGCAg ATAAGGATGCTGATTCCGAATCGAAAGTGAAGCGCATTGAAGCTGATATCCAGTTACTGAAGCTGCAG GAAGAAATAACAAAAGCCTTGCCAAATGGAGAAGCTAAAAACAGGCTGTTCCGACCCGAGGAGCTCATTGAAATTTGTCTCAGTATCCAAGGCCGATGGACAGCTATAAAAGCTTTTGAGGTGTTTGCATGGACGAGCTGTTCATTCCGTGAAAATCATGAGAGTCTTTTAGAAGAATGCTGGAGAAATGCTGCGGATCAAGATGACTGGGACAGGCTCCATCAAGCCTCTACTAATGAAGGTTGGAGCGACAAAGAAACATTACAGAATCTAAGTAACACTGCCCTTTTCCAGGCTTCCCAAAGGTGTTACGGACCAACCCGAGTCAACAGTTTTGATGGGGATTTTGCACAAGTCCTTTCCCTGAGAAGAGAGAACCCTGAGGATTCAACTTCTTCCGTAGAGGAAGTGTTGATGAGCCACAAAGATTTCGCCGAGGCAGGGAAACTTATGCTAACTGCAATCATGCTGGGTTGTGTAGAAGAAGAGGGTATTGTAGCAGAAGAGTTCTTATCTCCTATGGAGTAA
- the LOC104698813 gene encoding nuclear pore complex protein NUP133-like isoform X2 has protein sequence MNKVILVMLVSPVVWIQKLVFLGLSLARESCWQFFMLTDCDVHCFTIEPYPELTVSKVWQHEIVGSDGDSGIKKDIASQKQIWPLDLQVDDQGKVITVLVATICMDRASSSSYTQYSLLTLQHKSEMRFADGREERFLEKQGPIQVIIPKARVEDKDFLFSMKLRVGGRPPGSAIILSGDGTATVCYCHGSSTRLYKFDLPYDAGKVLDASVLSSTDEHEYGAWTVLTEKAGVWAIPEKAVVLGGVEPPERSLSRKNSSNERSTRDETRMTPYGIDRTAGKEISDIENSGDKGNPKMGFTRQTAREEESEALLGQLFENFLLSGKVDGSLEKLSQSGAFDRDGETNVFARKSKSIVDTLAKHWTTTRGAEIVAMTVISSQLVEKQQKHENFLHFLALSKCHEELCSKQRHSLQIILENGEKLAAMIQLRELQNLINQNRSARFGSPHAGEDQVSCALWDLIQFVGERARRNTVLLMDRDNSEVFYSKVSELEEVFYCLNRQLEYIIRADQPLGTQVQRACELSNACVTIFQTALDYKNEHQMWYPPLEGLIPWHSQPVVCNGLWCIASFMLHLLTEGSRIDISAKSDIYMHLEVLTEVLLEAYAGSTFAKLEMEDEKKGLRNEYWARRDTMFDSLYQQAKEFMEAKIQGIRDRTERTDEDIFRNRCSNLLSIAKRHAGYNIMWRICYDLNDTGLLKNLMHEGVGQQGGFSYFVFQQLYDMKQFSKLLRLGEEFQNELLIFLKRHSDLLWLHQAFLHQFSSASDTLNTLALAQDEESMTPIEERAVPEPEDVQPTFADRKRFLNLSKIAYVADKDADSESKVKRIEADIQLLKLQEEITKALPNGEAKNRLFRPEELIEICLSIQGRWTAIKAFEVFAWTSCSFRENHESLLEECWRNAADQDDWDRLHQASTNEGWSDKETLQNLSNTALFQASQRCYGPTRVNSFDGDFAQVLSLRRENPEDSTSSVEEVLMSHKDFAEAGKLMLTAIMLGCVEEEGIVAEEFLSPME, from the exons ATGAACAAAGTTATCCTG GTGATGCTTGTGTCTCCGGTGGTATGGATACAGAAACTTGTCTTTCTTGGTTTATCAC TGGCAAGAGAGTCTTGTTGGCAGTTTTTCATGTTGACAGATTGTGACGTACATTGTTTTACTATTGAACCTTATCCTGAACTGACTGTTTCAAAAGTCTGGCAACATGAGATTGTTGGCAGTGATGGTGATTCAGGTATCAAGAAAGATATAGCTAGTCAAAAGCAAATTTGGCCTCTAGATCTGCAGGTAGATGATCAGGGTAAAGTGATTACTGTTCTTGTTGCCACTATCTGCATGGACCGTGCCAGCAGTTCTAGCTATACACAATATTCTCTTTTAACCTTGCAACATAAATCTGAGATGAGATTTGCAGATGGGAGAGAGGAAAGGTTTCTGGAGAAACAAGGTCCAATCCAAGTCATAATCCCGAAAGCAAGGGTGGAGGATAAAGACTTTTTATTCTCTATGAAACTCAGAGTTGGTGGTAGACCCCCAGGGTCAGCTATAATTCTGTCAGGTGATGGAACAGCCACAGTTTGCTACTGTCATGGAAGTTCTACCCGTCTCTACAAGTTTGATTTACCTTATGATGCTGGCAAGGTCTTGGATGCTTCAGTTCTTTCCTCAACTGATGAACATGAATATGGTGCATGGACTGTGTTAACTGAGAAAGCAGGAGTATGGGCAATTCCAGAGAAAGCAGTTGTGCTTGGTGGAGTTGAACCTCCAGAGAGAAGTTTGTCACGCAAAAATAGTTCCAATGAGAGGTCTACACGAGACGAGACAAGGATGACACCATATGGCATTGATAGAACTGCCGGAAAGGAGATTTCTGACATAGAGAATAGTGGAGATAAAGGAAACCCTAAAATGGGATTTACTCGTCAAACAGCCcgtgaagaagaatcagaagctTTGCTTGGCCAGCTCTTTGAGAATTTTCTGTTATCTGGGAAAGTTGATGGATCCTTGGAGAAGCTTAGTCAATCTGGTGCATTTGATAGAGATGGAGAGACCAATGTTTTTGCTCGCAAAAGCAAATCTATAGTTGACACATTAGCTAAGCATTGGACAACAACTAGAGGGGCTGAGATAGTAGCGATGACTGTTATATCTTCACAATTGGTTGAGAAACAACAGAAGCATGAGAATTTTCTACATTTTCTTGCTCTATCCAAATGCCATGAGGAGCTGTGCTCTAAACAGA GACATTCTTTGCAAATAATTCTGGAAAATGGTGAAAAACTTGCTGCCATGATTCAACTCCGGGAACTGCAAAATTTGATTAACCAGAATCGCTCAGCCAGATTTGGCTCTCCGCATGCTGGGGAGGATCAAGTGTCATGTGCCCTTTGGGATCTTATTCAATTTGTAGGGGAGAGAGCTCGGAGAAATACCGTTCTCTTGATGGACAGAGATAATTCTGAAGTTTTCTACAGCAAGGTATCTGAACTTGAGGAAGTATTTTATTGTCTAAACAGGCAACTAGAGTACATAATCAGAGCTGACCAACCACTAGGAACTCAAGTGCAGAGAGCCTGCGAACTCTCAAATGCATGTGTTACAATTTTTCAGACTGCCTTAGATTACAAAAATGAGCATCAAATGTGGTATCCACCACTTGAAGGTTTAATACCTTGGCACTCTCAGCCTGTTGTATGTAATGGACTGTGGTGCATTGCGTCCTTTATGCTTCATCTGTTAACTGAGGGATCTAGGATTGATATATCTGCTAAATCAGATATATACATGCATCTCGAAGTACTTACCGAAGTTTTACTTGAGGCTTATGCCGGTTCTACCTTTGCAAAATTGGAAATGGAAGACGAAAAAAAAGGTCTGCGTAATGAGTACTGGGCTCGGCGGGATACCATGTTTGACTCCCTTTATCAACAAGCTAAAGAGTTTATGGAAGCAAAAATCCAG GGCATCAGAGACAGAACTGAAAGGACAGATGAAGATATCTTCAGAAACCGTTGTTCAAATTTGCTATCGATTGCAAAGCGACATGCCGGCTATAACATTATGTGGAGGATATGTTATGATCTTAATGATACAGGGCTGCTCAAAAACTTAATG CATGAGGGTGTGGGACAACAAGGAGGATTCAGTTACTTTGTGTTCCAGCAACTCTATGATATGAAACAGTTCTCTAAGCTTCTACGGCTTGGAGAAGAATTCCAGAATGAGCTACTGATATTTCTAAAGCGTCATTCTGATCTGCTGTGGCTTCATCAGGCGTTTCTTCATCAATTCTCATCTGCTTCTGACACTCTTAATACATTGGCTCTAGCACAAGATGAAGAGTCTATGACACCTATAGAAGAAAGAGCGGTGCCCGAACCTGAAGATGTACAACCAACATTCGCAGACCGCAAGCGGTTTCTGAACCTTTCAAAGATAGCCTATGTGGCAg ATAAGGATGCTGATTCCGAATCGAAAGTGAAGCGCATTGAAGCTGATATCCAGTTACTGAAGCTGCAG GAAGAAATAACAAAAGCCTTGCCAAATGGAGAAGCTAAAAACAGGCTGTTCCGACCCGAGGAGCTCATTGAAATTTGTCTCAGTATCCAAGGCCGATGGACAGCTATAAAAGCTTTTGAGGTGTTTGCATGGACGAGCTGTTCATTCCGTGAAAATCATGAGAGTCTTTTAGAAGAATGCTGGAGAAATGCTGCGGATCAAGATGACTGGGACAGGCTCCATCAAGCCTCTACTAATGAAGGTTGGAGCGACAAAGAAACATTACAGAATCTAAGTAACACTGCCCTTTTCCAGGCTTCCCAAAGGTGTTACGGACCAACCCGAGTCAACAGTTTTGATGGGGATTTTGCACAAGTCCTTTCCCTGAGAAGAGAGAACCCTGAGGATTCAACTTCTTCCGTAGAGGAAGTGTTGATGAGCCACAAAGATTTCGCCGAGGCAGGGAAACTTATGCTAACTGCAATCATGCTGGGTTGTGTAGAAGAAGAGGGTATTGTAGCAGAAGAGTTCTTATCTCCTATGGAGTAA